Proteins from a single region of Gemmatimonas sp.:
- a CDS encoding IS3 family transposase yields TTHGAATSLRGLCASLGVAPATYYRARRRAERPTCALPRRAPPRTLAPVEQQRILDVLHEDRFIDLAPAQVYATLLDEGVYHCAERTMYRLLAAHDEIRERRAQRRHPVYTAPELLATASNQLWSWDITKLKGPTTWSWYHLYVILDVFSRYVVGWMVAPRESALLAERLIAASCAREHIGPNQLTLHADRGSSMVSQPVAHLLADLGVTKSHSRPSVSNDNPFSEAQFKTLKYRPDFPARFGSLEDARAHCVDFFHWYNTEHHHSGLGLHTPFDVHHQLADARNAARADVLTAAYAARPDRFVHGLPTPRALPTAAWINPPTPRPSDDVAQ; encoded by the coding sequence CACGACGCACGGGGCGGCGACGTCCCTGCGCGGGCTCTGTGCGAGCCTTGGGGTCGCGCCGGCGACCTACTATCGGGCGCGCCGACGCGCCGAGCGGCCCACGTGCGCGCTGCCCCGCCGCGCACCACCACGCACGTTGGCGCCCGTCGAGCAGCAACGGATCCTCGACGTGTTGCACGAGGACCGCTTCATCGACCTGGCGCCCGCCCAAGTGTACGCGACGCTGCTCGACGAAGGCGTGTATCACTGCGCCGAGCGCACCATGTATCGACTCTTGGCTGCGCACGACGAAATCCGAGAACGGCGCGCGCAGCGGCGACACCCCGTGTACACCGCGCCCGAGTTGCTCGCGACCGCGTCGAATCAGTTGTGGAGTTGGGATATCACCAAACTCAAGGGGCCCACGACCTGGTCGTGGTATCACTTGTACGTGATCCTCGATGTGTTCAGTCGCTACGTCGTGGGCTGGATGGTCGCGCCGCGCGAATCGGCGCTGCTCGCGGAGCGGCTGATCGCCGCCAGTTGTGCCCGTGAACACATCGGACCCAATCAACTCACGCTCCATGCGGATCGCGGATCGTCGATGGTCTCGCAGCCGGTCGCTCACCTGCTCGCCGATCTCGGCGTCACCAAGTCCCATTCGCGCCCCTCCGTGTCGAACGACAATCCGTTTTCGGAAGCGCAGTTCAAGACGCTCAAGTATCGCCCGGATTTCCCCGCGCGCTTTGGGTCGCTCGAAGACGCTCGCGCGCACTGCGTCGACTTCTTTCACTGGTACAACACCGAGCATCACCACAGCGGGCTCGGGCTGCACACACCCTTCGACGTGCATCACCAGCTGGCTGACGCGCGCAACGCCGCACGCGCCGACGTCCTCACCGCCGCCTACGCCGCGCGTCCGGACCGCTTTGTCCATGGTCTGCCCACCCCACGCGCGCTACCGACCGCCGCGTGGATCAATCCCCCCACACCGCGA